The following is a genomic window from Acidimicrobiales bacterium.
CTCGGCGGCGGTCCGCTCGACCTTCTCCAGGGTTCGGCCGGCGACGACGACCGACGCACCTTCAGCGGCGGCCGCGAGAGCGATCCCGGCGCCGATACCCTGACCGGCGCCGGTCACGATCACGACCTTGCCATCAAGCCGGCCCATGGTCTCCTCTTTTTCTGACGGGTCGTCAGGTTATCGTTGCGCGCGTGGACCTGCGCGACTCACCCGACGAGCGGCAGTTTCGGGCCGAGCTCCGGGACTGGCTCGCGACGGTGCTGCCGACGCTGCCACCGAAGCCACACGTCACCGACTGGCCCGGCCGTCGCGAGTACGACACCGCCTGGCAGGTGCAGCTCTACGAGGCCGGGTACGCCGGGATCAACTGGCCGAAGGAGTACGGCGGCCGCGGCGCTACCCCCACCGAGCACCTGATCTTCCTCGAGGAGTCCGAGAGGGCGGGCGCCCCCTACGTCGGGGTCAATTTCGTCGGGTTG
Proteins encoded in this region:
- a CDS encoding SDR family NAD(P)-dependent oxidoreductase, with the protein product MGRLDGKVVIVTGAGQGIGAGIALAAAAEGASVVVAGRTLEKVERTAAE